The nucleotide sequence TGACACTCAGCAGCTTGAAAATCCTGAAATCTCAGGAGTCGAGTACCAGCAAGGAACTCTTTGCGGGTACGAGGTGCGAGAGTACCTGCTAGAAAAGTATCATCGGACTTGTCAGTATTGTGGGGCTAAAGAGGTTCCCTTTGAGATAGAGCATATTGTACCTAAATCAAAGGGGGGAAGCGATCGCGTTTCTAATCTCACTCTAAGTTGCCACAAATGCAACCAGAAGAAAGGAAACCGGTCAGTTGAGGAGTTCCTTAAGGGTAAGCCTGAAGTGCTGAAACGAGTTAAAGCTAATGCCAAAAAGCCCCTGAGAGATGCTGCTGCGGTGAACGCTGCTCGGTGGGCAGTCTTTAACCGATTAAAGGCTAGTGGACTAGAGGTAGAGGCTGGTTCAGGAGGACTAACTAAGTTTAATCGAACCAAGCACGAACTCCCTAAGACGCACTGGCTAGATGCAGCTTGTGTGGGCAAATCAACACCAAGCAAATTACGAATGCTGGTACAGAAGCCACTTAAAATTAAAGCCACTGGTCACGGCACAAGGCAAATGTGCCGCACCAACAAGTATGGGTTCCCAACTCGTTATGTCCCGCACAAAAAAGATGTTAAAGGATTTCAAACCGGTGACATTGTTAAGGCTGTAGTTACTAAGGGAAAGAAGACCGGCATTTATGTTGGGAGGGTAGCCGTACGCTCGACTGGGAGTTTTAACATTTCGACTGCAAAAGGCGTAATCCAGGGCATTAATCACAAATATTGCCGACAAATTCACAAGAAGGATGGTTACTCTTATGCCACATAGCTACTGCCCACCTTTTCCTCTCATCGCTAACCTTTTCGGTATAGCGAGAGTCTCCAAGGAGGAGGAAAGATGATACATTGGGGTGGTGAGGATACGCCCCTCTTCATCTAAGTTGACCCCACCGACACGACTTAAACCAATAGCACCGACATCTTGGCGTTTCCAAGCTAATTTTTGCGCCCAGAGTTCACAATAACGTAGCATTTGGAAAAATGGCGATGAAGGGTCATGAAGAGTAGCATCAGCCGCAGAGTAAGAAAAGCGTTGTAAACTGGTTAAATGCGCTAAATGGAGGGAAGTATTTTTGATATTAGCTGATTCATCGAGAGTGATGCGAATTGTCACCGTCAAACGTAATTTATCTTCGAGTAGAGACAGTTTATCCTCAGAAAGTTCATGGGGAAACATGGGTTTATTCTTCGTGGCCAAGTAGCGAGTTTCCACCTGTGAGAGTGCATTGGCTTCTAAGGAGGAACCTGGTTGGATTATGGCCGACACATCCGAGATATGCACGGATACCACAGCCCCTGATTGCTTGGGTTCTATCCATAAAGCGTCATCGAGGTCTTTTGACGTTTCGCCGTCAATCGTAAAACCGAGTACCGCCTCTCGATTAGTTAGGGATATATTATTATCTAGTAATTGTTCTATTTCGCTTCGTATAATTGGTAATGCTTTAGCCACTTTTTCTTTCGGTTCGCTAAAATAAACTACTTTTATATTTGATTTTTTTTAGTTACTAAATCTT is from Crocosphaera subtropica ATCC 51142 and encodes:
- the iscB gene encoding RNA-guided endonuclease IscB, producing the protein MFVFVLSKDKRPLSPCHQARARKLLKEGKAAVYRKYPFTIILKEEVNPSKPQPCRIKLDPGAKVTGIALIQGDRMIFGAELEHRGFRIKDSLESRRQLRRGRRGRKTRYRKPRFLNRTRPKGWLPPSLQSRVENINTWVNRLRKLCPVDSISVELVRFDTQQLENPEISGVEYQQGTLCGYEVREYLLEKYHRTCQYCGAKEVPFEIEHIVPKSKGGSDRVSNLTLSCHKCNQKKGNRSVEEFLKGKPEVLKRVKANAKKPLRDAAAVNAARWAVFNRLKASGLEVEAGSGGLTKFNRTKHELPKTHWLDAACVGKSTPSKLRMLVQKPLKIKATGHGTRQMCRTNKYGFPTRYVPHKKDVKGFQTGDIVKAVVTKGKKTGIYVGRVAVRSTGSFNISTAKGVIQGINHKYCRQIHKKDGYSYAT